The window tGTTTGATTAATAAGAAAATGCAAAGCACCTCAAAAATCTAAGTGAAACTTAAAAAATCCAGaaccaaaaagagaaaaagttatACCTGGTTGGCAACAGCTTTGGCCATCATCCTAAGACCAACATTATCGGCGTATATAACGTTGGTCCTTAACGTTTTTATGtcgaaaaataaatgaaaagaaaacaaaaataaaagagacgTGGGTTAAATAAGAAGTTTTGGGGAGCGTCCTTATGAGGCACGTGTCATCACGTTAAGCCTTTAGGTTTCCTTTTCTCCGTTCCTCTTTGTCTCGACTGCGATTTCGTCGACACAGCTTCGTGTTCGATCAATCGACACCGTTCTCCGGCGAATCGAATCTAAAGCATCTCCGGCGAATCGAATCTATTTCACAGCGAATCAAACAGCAGGTATTTGTTCATCTCTCGTGTCCTCCGTTATGCGTTTTAAAAGCCGATCTATCTCCCAAAActtggtgatttttttttctgttacaaCGGTTTCAAAGCTGTCTTTCTGTTTGTAGGCGATAGACGAGTTACTGACCGCTCAGACCGTTCAATCACGACGATATCTCACTTCATCGATAGCTTGGCCCCAAAACAATTAAAGAAAACTAAGGACTCAATAAGTCCTACCAATAATCTTCTAAATTTCAAAAATCCTTATATTTGTCCTAAACTAcaatatattcattaaatatGTTAAGGACTTggtttgggacaaaaccaataATGTTGCTCTTAGGGAACTCAGAGAACCACAACACATTGGTCCTTGTGTCTTTTATGTTTGACAAACCTGAACCCACAGggcaacacaaaaaaaaaaaatccaaaacttGATGCTATCAGAATTCAAAAATCAAGAGACCAACAATATTTATAGTCAAAAAAGATCCAAGATTACTAGCTGATTCAAACTAAAGcagacatttttttaaaaagtcacATCGCTCATACAAAAATGAAGAGTTTAGGCAAAAGATGTAAGCTTTACAGAAGTAAGGCTTGATTTTTAATCATGCCAGAGTTGACTTTCAACCAATAACAATACATGCTAGTAgcattgagagagagagatagagaggttcttctttctttgacacaaaagaagaagaaactgtaattatttttatttatattcattCAAGCCCGAATGAGCAGATATTTACAAGAGATTATCTTTTACCACTCACTGATTATAAcagctttatttatttatttatcagatGTATCATCCTTTTAACATAACCACAACTGCttattattatagtatatattttcgAATCTTTTCCCTCACTCATCACTTCTTGGATCCTTTTTTCGCTGCCGCCTTTTTGAGCTTATTGATCCGCTCGCGGTCCACATCTTTCTGAGTGTTTGCGAGCCTTGCCACGCAGTTGAGCTCTTGTTTAGCGTTTTTCCTGGCTTCTATCTCCTTAGCCTTGGCTTTGCCACGGGCTTCACGCTCCTTCTTCTCAGCAGCTTTCTGTGCATCAGACTTCTTGAACAATTTTGCAACAGCTTCCATATTAAATCCCATTTTATCTCTCAGTACACAAAATGAAAGAATAGAACACACTTATTTATACTACAAAGTATCTATAGCTACACCTACCAgttcacattttttttcctttagctTTGATTCTTTTGTTAGTTTCACCAAACAGTTTTCACCGGTTGAGTTATTTCATTACTCTTATGTTTCCTAACatactagtatatatattctttgttttttttttgtaaactatgtacttgttattttttttaagaattctaaaaataaaaacactaaCCACTGACTacctaaaatgaaaaaaaggacAAATTAACTCATCTTCTTTAAAGTACGTAGCATGTATAAGGAGAACTGAATGGTAGTTTATCACACTCGAAATTGGGGGTCATGCAAAACTCGGTGtaaattatctattttatattacAATTATATATGAAATTCGGGTACAGAGCTATAGGACATAAGTCTTTGGTTAATAAGGGAGTTTGTAAACTATATTTACAAGCAACCGCAAATACGAATAGAAgagtatttatttttaagatataaataaagaatttttacttcttctttctttttagaacaagaaaaatagaattatatacttgtcatttaaaaaaaagaattataaacAGAAAAACACCAACAACTGACTaccaaaacagaaaaagaaacaaattaacaACCGTTCATCGTCTTTAATTTACTGTCTACTAATCGGAACTTcctaattatatactatatattattattttttataaactacatatatacatatatatatatatatatgcatattctTATAATTATGATCACCAACTAGTCTATAGTTAACTGACCCAAAAAGTACGTACGTACGTAGCATGTATAAGGAGGATTGAATGGCGGTTCTTCAGTATGTTTGGTCAACCTCATGTCTTTTTGCAACCTTCTGTGTGTGTTAATGATAtaacttttgaatattgtttttgtaaatttttatgatgcttttttttattaagttctGTTGAGCAACTTAAATATTATACGTGTTTATAAGCTAATTTACCTGttattttggaaataattttttaacaCATATCGTAATCACATCTATCaaaatacttttattttgtattttttttctttttggaaaattacttaatataattatatatttataacaaaatcttTCGTTCTTTTAATTACAACATAACATGACACATTTTTCTAGTCCAAAATCTCATGGAAAAAAACACATAAGAAAAACCATATTTTGTCAACATTAATAATTAACTATAGATCTGcttcagaaaaaaaagaagttagtTTTGTTAATATTAAGCCATCGCTGTGTAGGTGTTTCCGATTAAGGAAAGAAATCATAATTCAGTGAGTTTCCAAATACATCagttaattaaaacaaataagCCATACTCATTGTCATAACTTTACTGATAAACTACTACTAATATGTCTCAAAATCCTCTTCTCAAAAGCTTCAAAATCTCAATACAACATCTTCCATTAGCTTTACTTTCTACAGTAAAGAAAAAGGCTTTGGTGATATACTCTCAACAAGCTATAAGAGAAAGCAATACGATACATGTTTGATGCGTAAGGTTTCCAGATTGTCTAGAAAAACTCTTTGGGGATGTTGTACTAAGCCACGTAACCATTTCTGTTCACACGAgggtaagaatcttaaaaaaaaCGATTCCCATACCAACCTTTAATCAGATAAATTTATTTGGAGCATCTACACACACACACTGCCCACTCCGCATAACACCGAACCAAACTGGGAAAGTGAAATTCAAGCATCTCAAGAGTTTCAGACAACACAAGCCTTGTATCGCAAGAAAGCAGACAGGAAACTTTATAGCGGAATAGAGAGGCACTAATCTTCTTCCTACCCCTATAGACAGATTGAAAAAATAGACTTACTAGAGTCAGCATGTCCTGAAGATAGCCACGAAATGGGGTCTGTACCGCCTGGATATGGAATAACAACCTCAAATTACAAGTTACAACATTCAAATGACCAGTTACATTATTATTGATATGTAGCCTTAACATGCAATCACCGTTTCATAACCTTAACCTATCAATTTCCACAAACTTCTACCAAAAGACAGCCTTAGAGCGTGTTAACATTCAATATTCGCAttgagagagacagagagaggttttatctttctttgacacaaaagaagaagaaactgtaattatttttatttatattcattCAAGCCCGAATGAGCAGATATTTACAAGAGATTTTCTTTTACCACTCACTGATTGTAAcagctttatttatttatttatcagatGTATCATCCTTTTAACATAACCACAACTGCttattattatagtatatattttcgAATCTTTTCCCTCACTCATCACTTCTTGGATCCTTTTTTAGCTGCCGTCTTTTTGAGCTTATTGATCCGCTCGCGGTCCACATCTTTCTGAGTGTTTGCGAGCCTTGCCACGCAGTTGAGCTCTTGTTTAGCGTTTTTCCTGGCTTCTATCTACTTAGCCTTGGCTTTGCCACGGGCTTCACGCTCCTTCTTCTCAGCAGCTTTCTTTGCATCAGACTTCTTGAACAATTTTGCAACAGCTTCCATATTAAATCCCATTTTATCTCTCAGTACACAAAATGAAAGAATAGAACACACTTATTTATACTACAAAGTATCTATAGCTACACCTTCCAGTTCACATTTTTTTcctttagagcatctccaaaaaggaactctattttgaagtttccaaaactctatatttgaagtttcaatgtgttattctccaaaagtaaaacttcatacataacttcaaaattatttatattttacactatggtccttatatttgtcatagttgatgtaaattcataaaacttctataattaactagtacatatatataaatattaattaaaaaaaatttacactaaaatataaaattataaataaaagtacataattaatattaaactgcaagcaaatattacattattccataaaattatttctataatgctcccatatatgatcaactagtgcatttcgaagtaagaaatgattctctttattttttatttgtagattacgagcaaaaaaaatgttgaaattGAATATCCTCATAATATGGCTGCTGatagtttgatatcatcaaacgaaaaaaatccttgatcttttaaaAGAAAGTACAACAAGCACGGAAAAAGGTCATGAGATGATTGAATTACGACtgcaaaatgaagcaaaaaagttagcttttaaagaagtaaaagacaacaataaaatattgctaaaaaacttagcttctatcaatgatgttaatattcgtgaatacattcaatctgaacaagaaagaatcatacgaaaaatgcgtcaagagcaacaacaacaatcatcttcggttacacaaaatttgtttgaacaatattttagagattttggAGGTCCCGGAGAAAATTTAtcagactattagtgttgttataatatttaaatttgagtaataattatgtcttcatgtgtctttttaataagtttttattatggttttttgtaatattcttgttgtttaattctagttttaaaatattataaatcttgttttaaatttttatttatttaatttcatgtgtaaaacttaaatttataaaaaaaaattgaaatatttatgagatataaaagttttaaggattaaaacaataaacaaaaaaatatttaagaattataaatatgatgtataattataaggaccaaaatgcaaataaaaagatgaaacttcaaatttgaagttttgaaaagtgaaactctatatttggagtttcactcttcaaaacttcaaatttgaagttttgaagttccttcttggagagcaaaaaactctatatttagagttatagagttttttttggagatgctcttagagcatctccaaaaagaaactctattttgaagtttccaaaactctatatttgaagtttcaatgtgttcttctccaaaagtaaaacttcaaacctaacttcaaaattatttatattttacactatggtccttatatttgttatagttgatgtaaattcataaaacttctataaataactagtatatatatataaatattacagaaatattaattaaaaaaatcttacactaaaatataaaattataaataaagctacataattaaatattaaactgcaaataaatattacattattacataaaattatttccataatgctctcatatatgatcaactagtgtatttcgaagtaagaaatgattaatctctttattttttatttgtagattacgagccaaaaattgttgaaatcggATATCTTCGTAATATGGCTGCTGatagtttgatatcatcaaaagaaaaaatccttgatcttttaaacGAAAATACAATAAGCAGGGAAAAAGGTCATGAGATGATTGAATTACGACtgcaaaatgaagcaaaaaagttagcttttaaaaaagtaaaagagaaaaataaaatattgctaaaaaactTAGATTCTATCGATGATGTTAATATTCGTGAATACGTtcgatctgaacaagaaagaatcataCGAAAAATGCGTCAAGAGAAACAATAACAatcatcttcggttacacaaaatttgtttggacaatattttagagattttggAGGTTCCAGAGCAAATTTACCATACTATTAGcgttgttataatatttaaatttgagtaataattatgtcttcatgtgtctttttaataagtttttattatggttttttgtaatattcttgttgtttaattctagttttaaaatattataaatcttgttttaaatttttttatttaatttcatgtgtaaaacttaaatttataaaagaaatttgaaatatttatgagatataaaagttttaaggattaaaacaataaacagaaaaatatttaagaattataaatatgatctataattgtaaggaccaaaatgcaaataaaaagatgaaacttcaaatttgaagttttgaaaagtgaaactctatatttggagtttcactcttcaaaacttcaaatttgaagttttgaagttcctttttggagagcaaaaaactctatatttagagttatagagtttcttttggagatgctcttagctcTGATTCTTTTGTTAGTTTCACCAAACAGTTTTTACTGGTTGAGTTATTTCATTACTCTTATGTTTCCTAACatactagtatatatattctttattttttgtaaactatgcacttgttatttttttttaagaattctaaaaataaaaacactaaCCACTGACTacctaaaatgaaaaaaaggacAAATTAACTCATCTTCTTTAAAGTACGTAGCATGTATAAGGAGAACTGAATGGTAGTTTATCACACTAGAAATTGAGGGTCATGCAGAACTCGGTGtaaattatctattttatattacAAGTATATATGAAATTCGGGTACAGAGCATAAGTCTTTGGTTCATAAGGGAGTTTGTAAACTATATTTACAAGCAACCGCAAATACAAATAGAAgagtatttatttttaagatataaatagaagaatttttacttcttctttcttttttgaacaagaaaaatagaattatatacttgtcatttaaaaaaaagaattataaacAGAAAAACACCAACAACTGACTaccaaaacagaaaaagaaacaaattaacaACCGTTCATCGTCTTTAATTTACTGTCTACTAATCGGAACTTcctaattatatactatatattattattttcttataaactacatatatatatatatatatatatatgcatattctGATAATTATGATCACCAACTAGTCTATAGTTAACTGACCCAAAAAGTACGTACGTAGCATGTGTAAGGAGGATTGAATGGCCGTTCTTCAGTATGTTTGGTCAACCTCATGTCTTTTTGCAACCTTCTGTGTGTGTTAATGATAtaacttttgaatattgtttttgtaaatttttatgatgcttttttttattaagttctCTGTTAAGCAACTTAAATATTATACGTGTTTATAAGCTAATTAcctgttttttttctattaaaataattgaatatAGGTGGAAAGATTTTTTTAACTCATCGTAATCACATATATCaaaatacttttattttgtattttttttcattttggaaaATTACTTAGGGGGTATATTCAATTGAGAGTTTTAAGTGATTTGTGTCAAAATGATAAATCCACCGTTATTGaaacatgaattttaaaaactcatttaAAATCCAGTGTTATTGAACTTGAGATTTTTTAAAGTACTATGAAATCCactgttattaaaaatattttaagttgtggaattttaaagttttcaagTGATTTTAGAGTGTTTGGGTGGagtttcttagttaaaaaaaaattaaactcaaATTCCATGGTTTTAAGTGATATTCTAGagtagtttaataaaaatcattttattctatgtaattcattaaaattatctaaaactTCATTAAAAACCAAATCACCTCAAATTTTAGATTCAATACACCCTctcttaatataattatatatttataacaaaatatttcgTTCTTTTAATTACAACATAACATCACACATTTTTCTAGTCCAAAATCTCATGGAAAAAAACCACATtagaaaaaacatattttgtcaacattaataattaactatatatataggacttcagaaaaaaatctgaaaagcTCGATTCTTAGGCTTAAAATAAGAGCTGAGAGTGTATATTGTAGGCTCAGCGAGGCACAAATTGATTTTCCGGCGAGATCTTGAGAAGGAGATCCCAAAGTGAGCAAGAGGTGTAGGAGACTTCGATTACAGAAACGAAGACTAGGAGAGTCCTAGGGGGAAGAAGAAACTCCGGTGATGGCGAAGTGAAGCACCGTCAAGATCAATACCGTGACTTGGCTCTGTTTTTCTCTCGTCAAGAGAAGGAAAAATTTTGATTTAGGGTTCGTGGGAGACCAGATTTGGGGCTAAATGAGTATTgctatttttctaaaaaaaaaattaacttattaAACTTAATCTTTTCATTTGTTTAATAACTGAATTAATTACTTTTTTAATAACTGAATTAGTGAAAACGAAACTGGGTTAATAATAGGGTTTAATTGGGTTATCACAAAAAAAATGGCATAGGGACAACTTATAGTTGGATTTATAGTATAGGGACAATGTAGTTGTATTTTTGTTGCATATTTACTTATTTCCCATTAAATTAAGGCAAATAAATCTTTACTTTGTTATTTAGTATCAAGTATCAACTACTGTATATAATATGATTGCAAAGTTTCAGCAAACCAGTCCCAAAGGGGTCCATGACAAGGCTAAGCTTGCACATTAACTGAGCTTATACTTAAAACGCTATTCAAGCATCATCAAACACAATTATCATTTCAACAAAAGTTGAGGCCCTCGGAATATCTCTCAACTCCTCGATGCTCAAGTTCTGATTTTCAAGATAGGGGCTCACTGAGATTCTTACCTTCTTTAAACATTTAGAGTTAGCTAGGATATACATCACAaattctttctcttcttctgtgCCTCCATATACTCTATACTCAAAAAACTCGAGATGTGACGACAAGCATCCAGCAATAGAACTTGGTTGGTTCCATGAAGATGGGATCACATCTGTGTTAAATGCCTGAGAAGCAATGAAGGTTATATATTAAGCAAATAATGACTAGTATTTTAATCCGCTGAAGCTAAAAGAAGAGGCTGATATATATACTTACATAATCTACCAAAAGATCTTTAAGTTTTGGAGCATTTTTAAGTAAAAGTAAGAGTGCTTCCAGCCAGTCTGATCTATCTGGATATATTCTTAACTTTAGAAGTCGAGAGAACTTGACTGTGCTAAAAGGCAAAAGCTGAAACGAAACAAACGACAACatatacaattaattatatgcAACAATGTAACCACAACTAACATGTTTGTTACACCGATAAAGAGATAGAGAGCTACCACTTGATCGGTGGTATGCAATACAAGAGACCGGACTGCTGAAAGATATGTTTTCGACTTGTCCATATCGGAGAAAGACTTTACATCGATTGATGCATCCTCAAGACAAGGCATATTCTCAATCGAGCAAGAGTCTCCAGAATGATCAGTGATGGAAAAGTATAATAACCCCGGAGTATCGATAGCCAAACACTTACCGGTATCGACTACCTCATCGTCATCTGGCAGTGACGAAATAATATCGTCACTAACATACAATAAGCCTCGTAAAGAAGGAATTTTCACACTAAACTTGGTTATATTGTCATCTCTGTTTCGTCTGTTTCGCTTCACAGTCAAACAAATAAGAACTGGACAATGCGAAAAAAAACTTTCAAGAGAAGCATCATCTCTATACACTACGTAAAAAAGGTTAAGAAAAATGAGGGACGGGAGGCAAGAAGACGATGGGAAATCCAAAAGAACTTTGTGAGAGAGAGTTAGTTCCTTGAGTGTTTCGCAGGTGTAAAGGCTCTTAGGCAACCTGGTTGGACCTGTGGACCATGACAGCTTGAATCTTAGCACAACCACACGGCGGTCAACAGCTTTTGCAATCCACTTTCCGACATCAATATCACTAGAACATCCCGGACCAAGTTTGATAAGCAAGGTTTTTAAGACAGGTGCATTGTGGAGTTCCATTGACTTATCAAAAAAACACCAACTAGTCTTCTTGCTctcctcttcatcatcattGTCATCAACAACTTTATCAtcgtcatcttcatcatcatcagaaaAAAAATCGTACTCAAGTTTAGGCAGGATCGTCCAGATAAAGCGCCATCTTTTAGACAAAAACATGGTGGCAATTGCATCTTTAATAGGTACATGCAATAGTATTCTCACAAGCAGATCTTCGGGTAAAGCGCTGATCTTATCCTCACAAACAGTCTCTTCAATTTTGTCCTCAGCCATCTTCACGAGGCAAAACCTTAGGAGAAGGATTCAACGTCAGAAGAAACACAAGGAAATCGCTACTAACATGTCTACTACAAagcattttatatataataggtCCCACATATATACCAGTGCgcggatttttttttcaaataagatATGAATAGAATAGGTATTGTTTTATaggaatttttaaaacaaaatatgacaTATGGAAAAATATCTTTCTTGATTTTCTATTTAATTAGTTAGAAATCtatataaaaaatctgaaataaacttaaaaatctCAAAAATTCAGATAAGCACAAATACAAAGAAACACCCACAAAAGTATACTTATCtcactattttaaaaaaaactagataTGGATTCTTGCATACACagattttgtttgatgttttaatttaaaataattaattaaaaatttaagaactttaattatgttataatatatttactttataaattataatttataaattacctgattttttattttatatttctaataatttattaatttatttatttgtaacaGTAAAATTCAATAGAAGTATAGCTTAATAAAAACATATCCAagttaaatgaaaaatataaaccaataaaattatttatatgttatttcaatttgcttaaaaatattatactaatTCTCCACCTTATATATactaatgtaaaataaaattataatttatgatataattattaaatattcttTTTGTAAACTGTGATgatgtttttttaatcaaattttcttGAGCAACTTAAATATGATATGTATTTATTAGCTAATtatcagatttgtttcttatttaaaataaaatatacttataaagAAACAAATCTTGATTTCTTATTTTGTTACAAGATATGAGCCCTGCAATGGGTTTTTGTTTGATGTCttcatttaacaaaaaatataaaataataaatcattttatcatggtattatgattgttttttgCATATGTTGTTTGAGATTTATTCGATAATTAAAATGTTTTCACACATAAATTcaagttaatatttatattttataatcacGGTGTATAGATGAGTTGTTATAAACTTTATACTAAGGATTATAAAAAATactatacataaatatttaaactgAATACAATCTGAAATAagaaatgaaaagtaaaaagaaatgaaagttaAATACACCAATCGAATCAATGACAAAATTATACATGTTCTTATGtactaatttaatgttttattaaataaatctttaaaattttattttgctaggattgtttaaaaaaagaaaacattctattttataaatctcctttttatttacaataaaaaatataaaatactcttttaaaattttgtttaagattttagaaaaggtAAATTACTGTCATATAACCTATTacaattattttctctttagaatttcataaaaaaaacatatttatatcaaataattatttttagttattaataaatattttcaaaattgctatttttacaattcatatcaatactaATTGTACACTTcctttgttaattaaataatgtttAGTATCAATACTAATTTTACGATTCTTTTTTGGTTaggaattaaaaatattatacaaatttctttttttagggttttttttataaaaaaggaaaacaactatcaaatattttttttacaattttgtagggttttagaaaaggaaattaatattacataatcttttactattatattttgtcaaagattgtttatcaaaaaaattctatcaaataactattttcagttaatattaactattttcaaaattttcaattgtcaaaattcgtttttttaagtatcattaatatttttacaatttttcttgTAAATTGAATAATTGTTACAATCAtgtttatcattaaatttttgaagtaaaaattactattaaataaaattttagaattgTCTCTA of the Brassica rapa cultivar Chiifu-401-42 chromosome A03, CAAS_Brap_v3.01, whole genome shotgun sequence genome contains:
- the LOC103862124 gene encoding putative FBD-associated F-box protein At1g05080 isoform X1, which translates into the protein MAEDKIEETVCEDKISALPEDLLVRILLHVPIKDAIATMFLSKRWRFIWTILPKLEYDFFSDDDEDDDDKVVDDNDDEEESKKTSWCFFDKSMELHNAPVLKTLLIKLGPGCSSDIDVGKWIAKAVDRRVVVLRFKLSWSTGPTRLPKSLYTCETLKELTLSHKVLLDFPSSSCLPSLIFLNLFYVVYRDDASLESFFSHCPVLICLTVKRNRRNRDDNITKFSVKIPSLRGLLYVSDDIISSLPDDDEVVDTGKCLAIDTPGLLYFSITDHSGDSCSIENMPCLEDASIDVKSFSDMDKSKTYLSAVRSLVLHTTDQVLLPFSTVKFSRLLKLRIYPDRSDWLEALLLLLKNAPKLKDLLVDYAFNTDVIPSSWNQPSSIAGCLSSHLEFFEYRVYGGTEEEKEFVMYILANSKCLKKVRISVSPYLENQNLSIEELRDIPRASTFVEMIIVFDDA
- the LOC103862124 gene encoding putative FBD-associated F-box protein At1g05080 isoform X2 yields the protein MAEDKIEETVCEDKISALPEDLLVRILLHVPIKDAIATMFLSKRWRFIWTILPKLEYDFFSDDDEDDDDKVVDDNDDEEESKKTSWCFFDKSMELHNAPVLKTLLIKLGPGCSSDIDVGKWIAKAVDRRVVVLRFKLSWSTGPTRLPKSLYTCETLKELTLSHKVLLDFPSSSCLPSLIFLNLFYVVYRDDASLESFFSHCPVLICLTVKRNRRNRDDNITKFSVKIPSLRGLLYVSDDIISSLPDDDEVVDTGKCLAIDTPGLLYFSITDHSGDSCSIENMPCLEDASIDVKSFSDMDKSKTYLSAVRSLVLHTTDQVLLPFSTVKFSRLLKLRIYPDRSDWLEALLLLLKNAPKLKDLLVDYAFNTDVIPSSWNQPSSIAGCLSSHLEFFEYRVYGGTEEEKEFVMYILANSKCLKKSQVTVLILTVLHFAITGVSSSP